The Candidatus Omnitrophota bacterium genome contains a region encoding:
- a CDS encoding FIST N-terminal domain-containing protein, whose protein sequence is MICEQRIFTESKGWKCESRIPDGGRVQLVLVFGATSLMKENRFSGEIRAWYPNAIILGCSTSGEIYGTHVFDNTVTVTAIQFNKTIVKGCVSDVSGAQESYPIGQRLAQGLDHTGLSHVFVLSDGLKVNGTELVRGLVEHLPDNVGVTGGLSGDGPNFKETYVMWNDSSEKNRVAAIGFYGPDLKIGYASLGGWDPFGPERKVTRSKGNVLYELNGQSALELYKKYLGEHAAGLPATGLLFPLSLKAEEDREERVVRTILAVDEEQQSLTFAGDIPENTMVRFMKANFDRLIDGAVKAAQKSRTPIGDEQAQLAILISCVGRKLILKQRVEEEVEGVRDILGQATLTGFYSYGEISPFTPGAKCELHNQTMTITTFGEV, encoded by the coding sequence ATGATATGCGAACAAAGGATATTTACTGAAAGCAAGGGTTGGAAATGCGAATCGCGTATACCCGATGGGGGTAGGGTCCAACTGGTACTGGTCTTCGGCGCGACGTCACTTATGAAAGAGAACAGGTTCTCAGGTGAGATACGGGCATGGTACCCTAACGCCATTATTTTAGGATGTTCTACTTCGGGCGAGATATACGGGACGCATGTGTTCGATAACACGGTGACCGTAACCGCGATCCAGTTCAATAAGACCATTGTAAAGGGATGCGTCAGCGACGTTTCCGGCGCCCAGGAAAGTTATCCAATAGGACAGCGGCTGGCGCAGGGGCTGGACCATACCGGCTTGAGCCATGTTTTTGTCCTTTCTGACGGGTTGAAGGTCAATGGGACCGAACTGGTCCGTGGGCTGGTCGAACATTTACCCGACAATGTGGGCGTTACCGGGGGGCTTTCGGGTGACGGGCCGAACTTCAAAGAGACATATGTCATGTGGAACGATTCTTCGGAAAAGAACCGTGTCGCGGCCATCGGGTTCTACGGACCGGACCTTAAGATAGGGTACGCTTCACTGGGGGGATGGGACCCTTTCGGGCCGGAACGCAAGGTCACCAGGTCAAAAGGGAATGTTTTGTATGAATTGAACGGCCAGTCGGCCCTGGAGCTTTATAAAAAATACCTGGGGGAACACGCCGCTGGTTTGCCCGCTACGGGTTTATTGTTCCCGCTGAGCCTTAAAGCTGAGGAGGACAGGGAAGAGCGAGTGGTTCGTACTATTTTAGCCGTTGACGAAGAACAGCAAAGCCTGACGTTCGCCGGTGACATACCGGAAAATACCATGGTACGTTTCATGAAAGCCAATTTTGACCGCCTGATCGATGGCGCGGTAAAAGCCGCACAGAAGAGCCGCACGCCTATCGGGGATGAACAAGCGCAGCTGGCCATATTGATCAGTTGTGTCGGGCGTAAATTGATCCTGAAACAGCGTGTGGAAGAAGAGGTCGAGGGAGTACGGGATATCCTGGGGCAGGCAACGCTGACAGGATTCTACTCATATGGGGAGATATCGCCGTTCACACCCGGGGCGAAATGCGAACTGCATAACCAGACGATGACGATCACAACATTTGGTGAGGTATAG
- a CDS encoding ATP-binding protein gives MERHSLLKRQLKKYSPFGEDKIPFECEQFIEAVNEAYHSFDGDRKMLERSMELSSEELIQMNESLVSNEQTLIKALRDLQKTHEELKYAYAQLFQSEKLASIGRLASGVAHEINNPLSFVCGNMECMKNYTTDLLKVLCVIKKIVDLINNNKMEKANDLLREVCRIYDEVNLDYIINDVYKLLDESKIGLERIRKIIADLRTFARKDTDDVKDVSIEEILEGTLNIIDSEVKYIAEVKKDYDPGLPRIKCNEQRLSQVFMNLIMNAVQAIDGHGLILIRTFYDDNFVYIEVSDTGSGIPENALSKIFDPFFTTKPAGKGTGLGLSISYEIVQKYGGDMKVVSKLGEGTTFTVMFPRLAALSPE, from the coding sequence ATGGAAAGACATTCATTGTTGAAGCGCCAGCTGAAGAAATATTCCCCGTTTGGGGAAGATAAGATACCGTTCGAATGTGAACAGTTCATAGAAGCTGTTAATGAGGCTTACCATTCTTTTGACGGGGACCGGAAGATGCTCGAACGGTCCATGGAATTGAGCTCTGAAGAGCTGATCCAGATGAACGAGAGCCTTGTGAGTAACGAACAGACGTTGATAAAAGCCCTCCGGGACCTGCAGAAAACCCATGAAGAGCTTAAATACGCGTACGCCCAGTTGTTCCAGTCTGAAAAATTAGCGTCTATCGGCCGGTTGGCTTCGGGGGTCGCTCATGAGATCAATAATCCCCTGTCTTTTGTATGCGGTAATATGGAATGTATGAAGAATTATACGACGGACCTCCTAAAGGTGCTTTGCGTTATTAAAAAGATCGTAGACCTGATAAATAATAACAAAATGGAAAAAGCCAATGATCTTCTTCGGGAAGTCTGCCGTATATATGATGAGGTGAACCTGGATTATATAATCAATGACGTTTACAAATTGCTGGATGAGTCCAAGATAGGGCTGGAACGGATAAGGAAGATCATCGCTGACCTACGGACGTTCGCGCGTAAAGATACGGATGATGTCAAGGATGTATCAATAGAGGAGATACTTGAAGGAACGCTTAATATCATCGATAGCGAGGTAAAATATATAGCTGAGGTCAAGAAGGACTATGACCCAGGACTACCCCGGATCAAGTGTAATGAGCAGAGATTGTCGCAGGTGTTCATGAACCTGATCATGAACGCCGTGCAGGCTATTGATGGCCATGGCCTTATTTTGATAAGGACGTTTTATGATGACAATTTTGTTTATATCGAGGTTAGCGATACGGGGTCAGGGATACCGGAAAACGCTCTCTCAAAGATCTTCGATCCGTTCTTCACGACGAAACCCGCGGGGAAAGGGACGGGCTTGGGATTAAGTATCAGTTATGAGATCGTCCAAAAATATGGCGGGGATATGAAGGTGGTCTCCAAACTCGGGGAAGGAACGACGTTCACCGTTATGTTCCCGAGGTTGGCGGCGCTCTCTCCGGAATGA
- a CDS encoding aromatic amino acid transport family protein → MSTGYMMTEKVPFVKIFTNSLFVTGMTIGAGILALPIKTGMAGLIPSILTVFVVWLFMLATATVFIYKFTHPKERSRDYPTLFQTEIGPKGKWVSVLGYLVNYYGILVAYLTGSAAILGTLAPGCLPDRAWMLMVFVVLTGLALMGADRAKNANAVIMIAMVGSFLALLFLAGKHIDVTRYAYRDWSVVTSIIPIMIVAFSFHNVIPVVCRNLNGDQNAAFKAVLLGSSIATGMNLLWITVVMGALPLSGPGNATILSALQNDYPATIPLALALNSRIITGAGMFFALAAIATSYIPTGVALTGFMRGLLALRYKEPAGYAILLLSFGPPFLVAMVYPGLFLKAIDVAGGFGIVVVFGILPGIIMVKMAKDRGSLFRTAAFIVMIFFTMLLACETAQEAGFLKIGAEQEYWSSK, encoded by the coding sequence ATGTCCACGGGGTACATGATGACCGAAAAAGTGCCTTTTGTGAAAATATTCACGAACAGCCTGTTCGTAACAGGAATGACGATCGGGGCCGGGATACTCGCCCTCCCCATCAAGACAGGTATGGCCGGGCTAATACCGTCTATCCTGACCGTTTTTGTCGTCTGGCTTTTTATGCTGGCCACGGCAACTGTGTTCATCTATAAATTCACGCATCCGAAAGAAAGATCACGAGATTACCCGACGCTTTTCCAGACAGAAATAGGTCCGAAAGGCAAATGGGTAAGCGTTCTTGGTTATCTCGTGAATTATTACGGCATTTTAGTGGCATACCTGACGGGTTCAGCCGCGATACTCGGGACATTGGCGCCCGGGTGTCTTCCTGATCGCGCCTGGATGCTCATGGTCTTCGTCGTCCTTACGGGACTGGCCCTCATGGGCGCGGACAGGGCCAAGAACGCGAACGCCGTTATCATGATAGCGATGGTAGGGTCTTTTCTGGCGCTTCTTTTTCTGGCAGGAAAACATATAGACGTTACCCGCTACGCTTACAGGGACTGGTCCGTGGTGACTTCCATAATCCCCATAATGATCGTCGCGTTCTCTTTCCATAACGTGATACCCGTTGTCTGCCGCAACCTTAACGGCGACCAGAATGCCGCCTTCAAAGCGGTGCTTTTGGGAAGCTCCATAGCCACGGGCATGAACTTGTTGTGGATAACCGTTGTGATGGGCGCGCTTCCACTGTCCGGGCCCGGGAACGCGACGATCCTCAGCGCGCTGCAGAACGATTATCCCGCTACCATACCGCTGGCCTTAGCCCTGAATTCCAGGATAATAACCGGAGCGGGGATGTTTTTCGCGCTTGCCGCGATAGCCACGTCATATATCCCCACGGGTGTCGCCCTGACCGGGTTCATGCGTGGGCTCCTCGCGTTACGGTATAAAGAACCCGCCGGGTACGCGATACTTTTGCTTTCCTTCGGACCGCCTTTCCTGGTCGCGATGGTCTATCCCGGTCTTTTCCTGAAAGCCATCGACGTCGCGGGCGGGTTCGGCATAGTAGTGGTTTTCGGCATACTGCCGGGTATTATAATGGTAAAGATGGCGAAAGACAGGGGAAGCCTTTTCCGGACGGCGGCCTTTATTGTGATGATTTTCTTTACGATGCTCCTGGCATGTGAAACGGCCCAGGAAGCAGGGTTCCTAAAAATAGGGGCTGAGCAGGAATACTGGAGCTCAAAATGA
- a CDS encoding VOC family protein — MRPVLTIYSTNRRECAGVFTEKRSAMEVKFKKVTPDLMVLDVDKAVRFYTEKLGFKLDMLVLENEQAIETSLVDGKEYVYAMVSRGEVFVMFMRRDVYAEDVPPLKGVPIGASATFYFDVDDVHGLYGSFREKGVEIVKDLLTTWYGMTEFYIRDQDGYILGFAQRA; from the coding sequence ATGAGGCCCGTCTTAACGATATATTCAACGAATAGACGCGAATGCGCCGGGGTTTTTACGGAAAAGAGGAGCGCGATGGAGGTCAAGTTCAAGAAAGTTACTCCGGACCTGATGGTCCTTGATGTGGATAAGGCGGTAAGGTTCTACACGGAGAAGCTTGGTTTTAAACTGGACATGCTTGTGCTGGAAAACGAGCAGGCGATAGAAACAAGCCTTGTTGACGGCAAAGAATATGTTTATGCCATGGTAAGCAGGGGAGAAGTTTTCGTCATGTTCATGCGCAGGGATGTGTACGCGGAGGATGTCCCGCCGCTTAAAGGGGTGCCTATCGGGGCGTCCGCGACTTTTTATTTTGATGTGGACGATGTCCATGGCCTGTATGGTTCTTTCAGGGAAAAAGGAGTGGAGATCGTTAAAGACCTCTTAACTACCTGGTATGGGATGACGGAATTCTACATTAGGGATCAAGACGGGTATATCCTTGGGTTCGCCCAACGCGCGTGA
- a CDS encoding nitroreductase family protein: MKKLSVLVLVLSMLFMSGDIFARDIPDALTVIHDRKSVRHFTGQEVSRDDLMTLVKAGMAAPTAVNMQPWSFVIVTERKDLDSLSASLPYAKMLDTAGAAIVVCAMPEKAFGKSRDFAIIDSSCASENILLAAEALGLGALWTAVYPDDGREAAVRRILNVPPDIIPLNVIPIGYPTGEDKPKDKFDQGKIHWGKW; the protein is encoded by the coding sequence ATGAAAAAGTTATCGGTTCTGGTCCTTGTTCTTTCCATGTTGTTCATGTCCGGGGACATTTTTGCCAGAGACATACCGGACGCGTTGACCGTTATACATGACCGTAAAAGTGTTCGCCATTTTACGGGGCAGGAAGTGTCGAGGGACGATCTTATGACGCTCGTGAAGGCGGGTATGGCCGCGCCGACGGCTGTTAATATGCAACCATGGTCGTTCGTAATTGTTACGGAACGCAAAGATCTGGATTCTCTTTCGGCATCTTTGCCATACGCGAAAATGCTTGATACGGCCGGTGCCGCTATCGTCGTATGCGCGATGCCTGAAAAAGCGTTCGGGAAAAGCAGGGATTTTGCCATTATCGATAGTTCGTGCGCCTCGGAGAACATATTGCTGGCGGCGGAAGCGTTAGGTCTGGGCGCGTTATGGACGGCGGTCTATCCCGACGACGGCAGGGAGGCGGCCGTAAGAAGGATCTTGAACGTTCCTCCGGATATCATTCCACTGAACGTTATTCCCATAGGATATCCTACGGGTGAAGATAAGCCGAAGGATAAGTTCGACCAGGGGAAGATCCATTGGGGGAAATGGTAG
- a CDS encoding flavin reductase family protein: MKKKAYNISRIYRLLEPGPVVMVTTALRGKMNVMTMSWHTMMEFSPPLIGCIISNRNHTFDMLKATKECVIAIPPAGLVKKVVRVGSVSGRDTDKFAEIGLTPEAAARVKAPLVAECFANIECKVVDTAMMDKYNFFVLKAVRAWVDTAQKRPKALHHSGKGIFASDGRKIKCPFRSSEP, encoded by the coding sequence ATGAAAAAGAAAGCGTATAACATATCGCGGATCTATAGGCTTCTTGAGCCGGGTCCGGTCGTAATGGTCACGACGGCGCTACGCGGTAAGATGAACGTCATGACCATGTCGTGGCATACCATGATGGAGTTCTCGCCGCCGCTTATTGGATGTATCATAAGTAATAGGAACCATACGTTCGATATGTTGAAAGCCACGAAAGAATGTGTTATCGCTATACCTCCGGCGGGCCTGGTGAAGAAGGTGGTGCGCGTCGGGAGCGTGTCGGGCCGTGACACGGATAAGTTCGCGGAGATCGGACTTACGCCTGAGGCGGCAGCTCGTGTCAAGGCGCCGCTTGTCGCCGAGTGTTTCGCTAATATCGAATGCAAGGTCGTAGACACGGCTATGATGGACAAATACAATTTTTTTGTCCTCAAAGCGGTCAGGGCATGGGTAGATACGGCACAGAAAAGGCCGAAGGCCCTCCACCATTCCGGCAAAGGTATTTTCGCCTCCGATGGCAGGAAGATCAAATGTCCGTTCAGGAGCAGCGAGCCATAA
- a CDS encoding nitroreductase family protein: MAGRSNVRSGAASHNGQERKSMPLLSINEKKCVKCGICAEVCPRAIIAFEEGNFPKGIDKAEEKCIRCGHCVAVCPHGALSTSTMPAGECVEVDPALNASFGQVGQLIKSRRSIRTYKEEKVDKNVIEKVLEAARYAPTGMNRQPVCWKVIYEKEKVVQLKDLAVEWMEGLADKGDPMAVNYNFGAIAATCKKGFDVILRDAPHVLITYAPKDDPTARGACTIALATLDIVCHAYGIGTCWAGFLDLAMMSYPKFQEVVKLPEGHVPYGSMMFGYPKYGYKRIPLRKPADISWS; encoded by the coding sequence ATGGCAGGAAGATCAAATGTCCGTTCAGGAGCAGCGAGCCATAACGGCCAAGAAAGGAAAAGCATGCCGCTACTATCGATAAATGAAAAAAAATGTGTTAAATGCGGGATATGCGCCGAGGTGTGCCCCAGGGCAATAATCGCGTTCGAGGAAGGGAATTTCCCCAAGGGGATAGATAAGGCCGAGGAGAAATGCATACGGTGTGGCCATTGCGTCGCGGTATGCCCGCACGGCGCGTTGTCTACCAGCACGATGCCTGCAGGCGAGTGCGTGGAAGTAGACCCGGCACTTAATGCCAGCTTTGGCCAGGTCGGGCAGCTTATAAAGTCCCGCAGGTCAATACGTACTTATAAAGAAGAGAAGGTCGATAAGAACGTTATCGAGAAAGTGCTAGAGGCCGCTAGATACGCTCCGACCGGGATGAACCGGCAGCCTGTCTGTTGGAAGGTCATATACGAGAAGGAAAAGGTCGTACAGCTTAAGGACCTTGCCGTCGAGTGGATGGAGGGGTTGGCCGACAAAGGTGATCCGATGGCGGTCAATTATAATTTTGGCGCTATTGCCGCTACCTGCAAGAAAGGTTTTGACGTGATATTAAGGGACGCGCCGCATGTTCTTATCACATATGCCCCGAAAGATGACCCTACCGCCAGGGGCGCGTGTACGATAGCGCTCGCGACATTGGACATAGTTTGTCACGCTTATGGGATAGGCACATGCTGGGCGGGGTTCCTGGACCTGGCCATGATGAGCTATCCGAAATTCCAGGAAGTGGTGAAGCTTCCCGAAGGGCACGTTCCTTACGGGTCCATGATGTTCGGGTATCCCAAATACGGGTACAAAAGGATACCGTTAAGGAAGCCGGCGGATATTTCCTGGTCATAA